The Tessaracoccus timonensis sequence CGGACGCGTGGCTGCCCATCGCGGCGGGGGAGGACGGTCAGGGCGGCCAGGTGGTGCTCGTGCATCGCGACGACGAACGCCTCCGCCAGATGGCTCTCTTCGACGTGCTCTGCAACAACTCCGACCGTAAAGCCGGCCACCTCATCGAGTCGAAGGGCCGCATCCTCGGCGTCGACCACGGGGTGACGTTCCACGTCGACGACAAACTCCGCACCGTCTTGTGGGGTTTCGCAGGCTCACCGCTGACGAAGGCCGAGCTCACGGTCGCGGCTGCCGTGCAAGCCATCAGCGAGCCACTGGCTGACGGCCTGCTCGACGAGGAGTGGGAAGCACTCCGGGATCGAGCCGCCCGACTCTGTGCCGCCGGCGTCTTTCCGCAGCCGGGCACGAAGTGGCCTGCCATACCCTGGCCGCCCTTCTAACGCGTCGGCCGTGGGCATCCGACGGTGCCTTGTGCCGGCTGGGGTAGATTGGTGGCCATGTATTCGTGGGCCCACATCAACGTGCCAACCTTGCAGCCTTCCGAAGACATTTCGACCCAGTTGAGCCTC is a genomic window containing:
- a CDS encoding SCO1664 family protein produces the protein MSSLRILGRLLGASNHTFLAEDASGDRWVYKPYAGEQPLWDFPDGPLGRREVAAYALSEHLGLGLVPETVWGEGELGEGSLQRFIDGELTETVDVIPVDELTDAWLPIAAGEDGQGGQVVLVHRDDERLRQMALFDVLCNNSDRKAGHLIESKGRILGVDHGVTFHVDDKLRTVLWGFAGSPLTKAELTVAAAVQAISEPLADGLLDEEWEALRDRAARLCAAGVFPQPGTKWPAIPWPPF